The following DNA comes from Quercus robur chromosome 1, dhQueRobu3.1, whole genome shotgun sequence.
TTGGGAGTTTTTATAACAATAATTCATCTCCAAGGTATGTGTAATTCGTGTATGTCACAGGAAATGCCTCTCTCAGCTCTGCAAAAATACTCCCAAGAAAGCAAAGAGCAGCAATGACATAAGTGACGTCATGAAGACAGCAACAGGCACTAAGTCATAGCCTCCCCCAACACCCACCTGTTCAGACCTCATTATTTTTCACACGTCTCTCTCACTACTTCTTCCAtcaaacttcaaagttcaaaagcAAACgactaaaaagtttaaaaaaaaaaaaaaaattggaaaaaaaagttaattaatgtCATAAGGACTTAGAAGATATTGAATTGGAAAGTATTTTCCatgaaagtgatattaattttttttttggaaataagtCATTAATAAACTAGATCCAAAAACTTTAAATCATactattttttcaaacttgTAGGTTCCGattaatttataagattattaatgtgtattatttaattaaaaggtaaaacttaggtacagtactaaaatattacttttaaattttttttttaaaattatattatgtgactttgtttaaataaaataaaaatatattttttaattaaataaatatattataaaaagaaaaacctaataaaaaacATAACACATGTCATTAAAAAAGTCACAAAACTATAGTCACATAATGGCCTGAAAGAAGATAACTGTCGACAGATTTATCTGTTTagagttaaaaaagaaaaaagaaaaaagaaaaaaagaaaagtgaaagaCAACTCACACAAGCCGACAAAAGAGAGGAGAAATGGCAGAGATAGGTAATTTCTGAGAAATGTAGCTCCAGTTTGGGAAGGTGGAAGTGGATTTATGTGGCCGCGCACTTTAGCacatttccatttctttttttaactttctctTTCCCACATTCATAGACAGacacacaaagagagagaaaagagagagagagagagagagaattatcACAGTGAGACACAGAAGCAGTGAACCCAATCCCTGAGCTTGAAATCGACCTCACCAACCTCACTCTGTTGTACAGTCTTTCACTCTCCAagacacaccaaaaaaaaaaaaaatcactctcaCACACTCTCACTTCATCATTTCGTTTCGTTTCCAATAATAACTCAGTTTTCCGAGTTTTCAACTGTGAACTGAACTGAACTGAACTGAAATGGCTTTCCGAGTCTTCAAGCTAGAAACTACTGGAATAGTGTAGGTCTGAGACTTTTTTGTTAGTCTCAGTTTCTCGCTTTCGCTTTCGCTTTCGCTCTCTCTCGCTCTTTTGCTCTTTCGCTTGTTcgctttttttttctctctctctctcttttgttgaaTGGCTTACCGGAGAATGGTCGCTGGAAACTTGGATCCGGAGAGGAAGAGAAGCGGAGGTCTGAGAACGAAGCAGGCGGGGCGAGGATCGTGCCGCGGTAGTTAGCGCCAAAACTCGCcggaattaaagaaaaaaaaaaaagtctccgCCGGCGGTGACTTACTTCTCTGTGTATTTTTTTGACTCTCAAGCTCAAAACTGTTACTGTTTTCTTCAGCTCCGAAGCAGGCGTGATTGTTCAACTTCAATCCAAAAATAGTTCGTTGAAAGCTCCGATTTGAGAAGCCATGGGGTTCTTGCTCAAAGAGGCGCTCAAGACGCTCTGTACTCCGAATCACTGGTCCTACGCTGTGTTCTGGAAGATCGGATGCGAAAATCCTAGGTAAATCTccgtttggttgccgagaaagtGAAAGTAAagtaaaagattttatttttgggaattttttttttttggtttcttaagAAAGTCAAAATCTTAAGTACATAATAAAAAGACAGATAAAAGTGGAGAATATCCGTGTGGAGAATCAGgctgcaatatatatatatatatatttttttttctatttcaggTTCATAATAGTGAAAAATTCTGTGAGTTTTATTTTTGCTGTTAGTTTCGTAAATTTTCTGGGTGACCAAACATAGAGGATCTGATTTGGTTTGTGAATTTGGTCCCGTTTCTAAGGTACTCACATGTTACGGTGTGATGgggtactttttatttttatttatttgattcttctctatgttctttattttggaattttatgtTCTGGTTGGTTCTGTTTTGTCTTCAAGAATCTCGGAGCAAAGTAGATTTAGTCTTTAGTTTGACGAACCCACTCCATATCAGAATGAATTCTGTGGATGAATCAGAATTAGTTCGTACTTTGTTCGAGTTTATTCGGTCTTATATGCTTGTTTTTTATAAACAAGTTTGCCTTTTATATCAGAGGTTAATTCACTGATCAGGCACTTTCTGTCTGGGTCTGTTTGTTTTCAGAGATGAGCCTTCTTGAACTGTTCACTCTTGTTTActgataaaggaaaaaaaaaaaacactattcagtCGTTTTTGAGTTcagttatttgtttattttatgcGAAGGTTAAGGATGTCGGGTCTTGCCACTGTGGTATTGGTTTTCTTTAAGATTTTCAGTACTTAGTATAGAGttaaatgatgatgatgctCTTCATATCTCTGAACTTGAAGAAATGCTTTTTGACTTGGCAGGTTATTGATTTGGGAAGATTGTTATTATGACCCCTCAGCATGTTTTGCTCCATGCATTTCTGGATCTGAGACTTTTGGAGAGTGGGAGGGATCCTGGGATTCTCCTAAACTTCGTTCCTCTCAGCTTCGGATTCAAGCAGGGGACAGAGTCCGTTCACTGATTAATTTTATGATGATGAATAATCAAGTCAACGTAGTGGGTGAAGGGTATGACTTTTTTTCAAATTCCATCTGCTGTCATTTTTCACGTGCCTTTCCTAAACTTAAGCCTAAAAAAGGtatcatttttgtaattatttcaGGATAGTTGGCCGAGCTGCGTTTACAGGAAACCATCAGTGGATTCTTTCAAACAATTACACTGGAGATGCTCATCCGCCTGAGGTACataataatttcttcttctggATGGACTAGGCTGAGTTTGATGTTAATCAAGATGTCaagtttttgacttttgagtAGTGAGGTTTCCTTTCTAGAGCCCATAGTTGTGAAAATTTCAAGGTTGTAGTATGCCTTTAAACCTTTCTGTCGATTTAGTCCATGTGATTTTGAAAACGagtcattttggtttttttatgcattatggTTACATCTGAAATGGCATGAATTGTTGATGTTTCACATGTGAACAAGTATAAACCTCAAAGAAGTGTAGTGAGCAAACCCTTAACCATTTGAAGTAGATAGTGAGGACACAAATATTAAATTTCCAAGGCTGGTCATATAAATACCAATCCTTCCTCCAAATGGTTAGGGCTTTGCTGCTTGGCTTGTTATAGCCTTATAGGTCCATTATTGGCACATCATCATAAAAAAAGGGATGTATCAGCAATTTTTGGTTCATTCCAGGTGATGTGCTGGAAGacttaaataacatttttttttttgaaaatcaaagcaattaaatcagaaaaattttatttaaagaaataaaactaaaaatcaagTGAGATTTCAGGGAAAGTCAGCCCACTGTGAGGATTTACTTTTTGGTATCTGTACTTAATGTAACTTTTATTTATGTGGGTACTTACAGGTTCTAAATGAGGTTCATCACCAATTTTCAGCTGGAATGCAGGTCTGAGAGTTGTCTATATGCTGTTTATCTTAGTATAGTGTATATCTTACTGTTACATTAAACTAATTGTACTTGGTTGCAGACAGTGGCAGTTATTCCCATTCTCAGTCATGGTGTCATTCAACTTGGTTCTTCTTTGTCTGTAAGttctatttattcatttattttatttattcttgcGCAGTGGTTGTAAGTCCTGTTGGGTTATATTAGTTCTGTAAAATAAGACACTGAACCTCTCATAATTTTTaagtcaaaatttaaatatcgCGTGTTATGAATTTAGATTCCAGGACACTTTGACCTGTGACATATCTTGACACTATCCATGAGTGATGCTAATGTATTTTGTCCCATGGGTTGGTGCCTTTTTCTCCCGTATATGTATTTTGTGCTATTGGGCAAATGTACTTTTGCTTTGGGGCCAAACAAAGAAATCTGATTGACTGGGCAATTCcatttcatttttgttgataGAGATTGAATTCTTTTATACATAGTATACCTTATTACTGTTGCAAGCAACATGGCATAATAGTCACTGCAAGCAATATTGGAGTTATTTCTCATTTGAGTGCGAGTAGTGTGGTTTGTTAAGTGGTACACTCCAATATTGGATAGTAATGACGAAACTCAAGAGTAAGTGGTTAGTGTAACATTGTTGTGTCAAACCCATTGGCTTTAAGTATTGGGTTAAGTGGTGTGGTGGTGTCCCAACATGTTATATGATTCTCTCACAAAGAGACTCCTCAATGTGTCAATATTTAactctcacaaacccaaaatgaCAAAATCCCAACAAATGGTATTAGAGCCGATGGTTCAACAGGGCAAGGGCTACTATGGTTAGTGGTTCCCACTAAGTAGAGTGAGGAATACTTGTGTGTTAGCTCCACTCATGCTTAAGTAAAGGCTTTAATAGTGGTGAGTATAGGTGATTGTGTGTGCAAGGAAGACTCCATGAGTCTCTCACAAAGACTCTACTAAGTGTTAAATGTTTCtctctcacaaacccaaaataaaaacgGTTATGTATTGCAACATATATAATGCTTGTGTTTGTTATCATGCTTCAATTTTGAACACTATAGTGCGTGCTTGATTTGTTCATGATGTTGAATACTTGTTATTTCTGTCAGTTGCTTTGAAATTTCTGAATTAATGTGTTGATACTTGTTGCTACAGATTATGGAGGATATGAGATTTGTGAATAATGTGAAAAGTTTAATCCTGCAACTAGTATGTGTCCCTGGTGCTCTTTTATCTGACAACTATGCAACAAAAGATTCTGCTGAGAAAAGTGTGGTACCAGTTACTTTTGGTGTGCCTATATCAATGGACCCTTCTGGAAATTATAAAGGGACAAATTCCTTGCCTCTAATGGCTGATACCTACAACCACCAAAGCAATTCGTCTCAGGATTCAAGGCTTGTTGGTCAGCCATCTCATTCACTAGTAAGAGAGATTCAAAATAACCTGTGGACTACTACCTCCACATTTCGGCCTCCTAACCAGACCCAAACATTGCCTAAAATCCAAGATGATATTTGTCCACAAAAAGCAACCCCCATTACACCAAACTTTTCTTTCAACAGCCAACTGGAGAGTGGAGCTGAAGTGATTCGCCTGAATCCTGATGCATGGCTGAGCCCGCAGACTTCTTCTTACAACTCAAGATCTGGTTTCAATTGTGAACCCGGTTTTGGTCAATTGAGTGGAAGCCATCCTGGCCAAAATTTAATGGAGCAACAGATTTTGTTGAGTGCTGGTGTTCATGGTCATATTAATAAGAATTTATGTGCATTGAGTAGCCTTGAAACGTCCCAACTGAGAACAAATGTAGGCTTAATCTTTGATCCGCACATAGGTTCATCTGAAGGAAGCAAGTCACATGGTCAAATCCAGTGTCCTCTTCCAAATCGACAAAGAGCAGATGAGATTAATCTTTCTGGCATGCATGTCACTGGAATTGAGCATCAGTATTCTGATTCATCTAAAGTGAAGGGGGGTCCTTTTCATAGTTTGGTAGAACAATTAACTAATAGTCGTATGCTTTTAGGAGAAGTTGATCAGAGACATATTACTGCAGTTGCAAAGCATAACCAGATTGAGTTATCCCCAAGGACTCAGAGGATGAATACTGATATGTTTCAAGCCCTTGAGATCTCATACACCCATCCAGATAAGCACATTTCTTTGAATAAGAATATCCCTGGTTTGGTTCCTGATTGCCAGAACCGTGATAGTGGAAAAAAGACTCTATTGACCAATGCTAAACCTGAAGCTGCATGTGCCCGACCTGTAGGGGATGATTTGTTTGATATTTTGGGTGTGGATTTCAAAAATAAACTACTTAATGAGCCCTGGAATAATTTGCCTGATAATAGGTCAGATGCAAATACACACAAAAATCTGGGTGAGAATTCTTTAGCTTTAATGAGTATGCCGGAGGTGGGTTCAGATTTTTATTCAGCGAGTGAAGGTATATCAGAGAGTGATATCTTCTCTGGGACAGGGACCGACCACCTCTTAGATGCTGTGGTCTCAAGAGCTCACTCTACTTCCAAGCAGAGGTCAGATGATGATGTCTCTTGTAGGACAACATTGACTAAGATCAGTAGCAGCTCCTCTGTTCCTAGTAGTTCTCCCAAGTATGGACGAGTTAGTATGCCTGATCAAGTGCAAGGGGAGTTCTTTGGCCTTCCTAAACATCTAGGAAAAGTAGGGACTGTAGAAACTAATTCTCTTAAATCTGGATGTAGCAAGGATGATGTTGGAAACTGTTCTCAGACTACTTCCATTTGTGGATCTCATATCAGTTCGTGGGTTGAGCAGGGTAATAATGTGAAGCGTGATAGTAGTTTGTCAACTGCATATTCTAAGAGGCCTGATGAAATCAACAAATCAAACCGCAAAAGGCTTAAACCTGGGGAGAACCCAAGACCCAGGCCAAAGGATCGCCAGATGATCCAAGATCGTGTGAAAGAGTTGCGGGAAATTGTGCCAAATGGTGCAAAAGTAatgcttttcttctttttcttcaataatttttaGAGTTTGGACTTAAATAGCTTCCACACTGATTTTATTCTTCATTCTTTTAATGTGGGTCTACAGTGTAGCATAGATGCCCTACTTGAACGAACCATCAAGCATATGCTTTTCTTGCAAAGTGTTACAAAGCATGCGGACAAGCTAAAACAGACAGGAGAGTCCAAGGTATGGGCAGTATCaactttctttttgttgttccctccctcttttttttcccccaatacTCTGTTTGAAGTAAATGGGAAAATCTGGTTCTCATTAGCCTGGCAAAAAGTTGTCATTTGCAGTAGCACTGGGAGCAGGGTTTAAATTTCCTCAGTAGTGAAGAAGTAATTTAGTATGCCTGTTGCATAATTGATGCCTATAGAAAGCAGTTACTACTTTCTTACTGTCTTATCATGTTTACTTGTTACCATTTTATGCTATGAACAAGAATAATTGAGAATGGGAATCTT
Coding sequences within:
- the LOC126724968 gene encoding transcription factor LHW, encoding MGFLLKEALKTLCTPNHWSYAVFWKIGCENPRLLIWEDCYYDPSACFAPCISGSETFGEWEGSWDSPKLRSSQLRIQAGDRVRSLINFMMMNNQVNVVGEGIVGRAAFTGNHQWILSNNYTGDAHPPEVLNEVHHQFSAGMQTVAVIPILSHGVIQLGSSLSIMEDMRFVNNVKSLILQLVCVPGALLSDNYATKDSAEKSVVPVTFGVPISMDPSGNYKGTNSLPLMADTYNHQSNSSQDSRLVGQPSHSLVREIQNNLWTTTSTFRPPNQTQTLPKIQDDICPQKATPITPNFSFNSQLESGAEVIRLNPDAWLSPQTSSYNSRSGFNCEPGFGQLSGSHPGQNLMEQQILLSAGVHGHINKNLCALSSLETSQLRTNVGLIFDPHIGSSEGSKSHGQIQCPLPNRQRADEINLSGMHVTGIEHQYSDSSKVKGGPFHSLVEQLTNSRMLLGEVDQRHITAVAKHNQIELSPRTQRMNTDMFQALEISYTHPDKHISLNKNIPGLVPDCQNRDSGKKTLLTNAKPEAACARPVGDDLFDILGVDFKNKLLNEPWNNLPDNRSDANTHKNLGENSLALMSMPEVGSDFYSASEGISESDIFSGTGTDHLLDAVVSRAHSTSKQRSDDDVSCRTTLTKISSSSSVPSSSPKYGRVSMPDQVQGEFFGLPKHLGKVGTVETNSLKSGCSKDDVGNCSQTTSICGSHISSWVEQGNNVKRDSSLSTAYSKRPDEINKSNRKRLKPGENPRPRPKDRQMIQDRVKELREIVPNGAKCSIDALLERTIKHMLFLQSVTKHADKLKQTGESKIVSKEGGLLLKDNLDGGVTWAYEVGSQSAHCPIIVEDLNPPRQMLVEMLCEERGFFLEIAEIIRGMGLTILKGVMEARDDKIWARFAVEANRDITRMEVFMSLVRLLESTVKGSGTSANVIDNNNMMVCHSFPQAAPIPATGRPSSLQ